Proteins from a genomic interval of Pedosphaera parvula Ellin514:
- a CDS encoding CsgG/HfaB family protein — MKLSLSTIVSLFLLLCATARAADPDVLTVAIFDFESKDEAVHDLGPKIATLVNANLSAEPQIITVERAELEKVLGEQELGLSGTVSADTAAKVGHLTGAKVLVTGRVFKADKELIMVAKIIGTETSRVYGELVKGTASASISDLSAELAKKIGKTVSEKGATLVAKFESPEEKIDKLVKSLKEGKRPSVSLKIAERHFGGAVIDPAAETELAMILQKAGFTVLDDKSTDKPDIEITGEAFSVYGMRKGNLISCRSRVEIKAQQREGGKILTQDRQTSVAVDIAEQTAAKTALQNAALELAERLLPKLTAK, encoded by the coding sequence ATGAAACTATCACTATCAACAATCGTAAGCCTGTTTTTGTTGCTCTGCGCCACCGCACGCGCGGCGGACCCGGATGTATTGACTGTGGCCATCTTCGATTTTGAATCGAAAGATGAAGCCGTGCACGATCTGGGTCCCAAAATCGCCACCCTGGTAAATGCCAATCTCTCCGCCGAACCGCAGATCATCACGGTTGAGCGGGCGGAACTGGAAAAGGTCCTGGGCGAACAGGAACTGGGACTTTCGGGAACCGTTTCCGCTGACACCGCTGCCAAGGTAGGACATCTTACCGGAGCGAAAGTGTTGGTTACCGGGCGTGTTTTCAAAGCGGACAAAGAATTGATCATGGTTGCCAAGATCATTGGCACGGAGACCAGCCGTGTTTATGGCGAACTGGTCAAGGGGACGGCGTCTGCCTCAATCTCCGATCTTTCCGCCGAGCTGGCAAAAAAAATTGGCAAAACCGTCTCGGAGAAAGGCGCAACGTTGGTTGCCAAATTCGAAAGCCCTGAGGAGAAAATTGATAAGCTTGTGAAATCGCTCAAAGAGGGCAAACGTCCCTCGGTATCGCTTAAGATTGCGGAACGCCACTTCGGTGGTGCTGTGATTGACCCCGCCGCAGAAACCGAACTTGCCATGATCCTGCAAAAGGCTGGATTTACTGTCCTGGATGACAAATCCACTGACAAGCCTGACATCGAAATCACCGGGGAAGCTTTCAGTGTTTATGGCATGCGCAAAGGCAATCTGATTTCGTGCCGTTCCCGTGTGGAAATCAAAGCTCAACAGCGGGAGGGTGGAAAGATCTTGACTCAGGATCGTCAAACCAGCGTGGCCGTGGATATTGCCGAGCAGACAGCGGCCAAAACCGCCCTGCAAAATGCCGCCCTGGAATTGGCTGAACGCCTGCTGCCGAAACTAACTGCGAAATAA
- a CDS encoding RNA polymerase sigma factor, whose protein sequence is MAVIDEEKVWIGKSRQGDHEAFEALIKCYQKMIHALTYRMTGSLTDGEDLAQDTFIQAFRQIHTYRGDSKFSSWLYRIGINLCLNWRKSQQRQQKAHEEYGQNLDTETTPDGKRAQQVQEALMKLRPKQRAAIVLTTYDGLNHAEAAQVLGCSETTVSWRIFAARTKLKKLLSKAHTKEVSHE, encoded by the coding sequence ATGGCCGTAATAGATGAAGAAAAAGTATGGATTGGCAAAAGCCGTCAAGGCGACCATGAGGCATTTGAAGCACTCATCAAGTGTTATCAAAAAATGATTCACGCGCTGACATACCGGATGACTGGTTCTCTCACCGATGGTGAGGATCTGGCCCAGGACACTTTTATCCAGGCGTTTCGGCAGATCCATACCTACCGCGGAGACTCAAAGTTCTCGTCCTGGCTTTACCGCATCGGCATCAATTTATGTCTAAACTGGCGAAAAAGTCAGCAACGTCAGCAAAAAGCGCACGAGGAGTACGGTCAGAATTTGGATACGGAAACCACTCCCGATGGCAAACGTGCGCAACAAGTCCAGGAAGCGCTAATGAAACTGCGTCCAAAGCAACGAGCGGCGATTGTGCTTACCACCTATGACGGTCTGAATCACGCCGAAGCCGCCCAGGTTTTGGGTTGCTCCGAAACCACGGTCTCATGGCGCATTTTTGCCGCCCGCACGAAACTGAAAAAACTGCTTTCCAAAGCTCACACTAAAGAGGTGTCGCATGAATGA
- a CDS encoding AAA family ATPase, which yields MAATLNEINEDVQRASAWVNTLRKEIGHVIVGQEYLVDRLLVGLLANGHVLLEGVPGLAKTLSVRTLAAAIQAQFHRIQFTPDLLPADIIGTLIYSPQDGKYHATRGPVFANLVLADEINRAPAKVQSALLEAMQERQVTLGGETMPLPSPFLVLATENPIDQEGTYPLPEAQVDRFMFKVVIGYPTFEEERKILDKMAFTSPDFKITPVISLDEIIKTRKLVDGVHVDEKIRDYIVHLVFATRTPEKYKLDVKHLIQFGASPRATIFLTVAAKAWALLQGRSYVTPEDVKNIAPDVLRHRIILTYEAEAQAVKTDDIIKKILNTIPVP from the coding sequence ATGGCCGCTACGTTAAACGAAATAAATGAGGATGTGCAAAGAGCTTCGGCTTGGGTGAATACTTTGCGCAAGGAAATTGGCCACGTAATCGTGGGCCAGGAATACTTGGTGGACAGACTTCTCGTTGGCCTCCTGGCCAACGGACATGTGCTTCTGGAAGGTGTACCGGGCTTGGCTAAGACGCTCTCGGTGAGAACGTTGGCTGCCGCCATCCAGGCCCAGTTCCATCGTATCCAATTTACCCCGGACCTGCTGCCTGCCGATATCATTGGCACTTTGATTTACAGTCCGCAGGACGGTAAGTACCACGCCACGCGCGGACCTGTCTTCGCCAATCTGGTGCTGGCGGACGAAATCAACCGCGCCCCAGCCAAGGTGCAGTCGGCCTTGCTCGAGGCCATGCAGGAGCGACAAGTGACCCTCGGCGGGGAAACCATGCCCTTGCCATCGCCCTTCCTCGTGTTGGCTACGGAGAACCCCATCGATCAGGAGGGAACGTATCCCTTGCCCGAAGCGCAGGTGGATCGCTTCATGTTCAAGGTGGTGATCGGCTATCCTACGTTCGAAGAAGAACGCAAGATTTTGGACAAGATGGCGTTTACCTCGCCCGATTTCAAAATTACGCCCGTCATTTCGTTGGACGAAATCATCAAGACCCGTAAGTTGGTGGATGGCGTTCATGTGGACGAAAAAATCCGCGATTATATAGTCCATCTTGTGTTTGCCACCCGCACGCCGGAAAAATACAAACTGGACGTGAAGCATTTGATTCAATTTGGCGCTTCACCACGCGCGACGATCTTTCTGACCGTCGCCGCCAAGGCATGGGCTCTGTTGCAAGGCAGGTCCTACGTGACACCGGAGGACGTAAAGAATATCGCTCCCGATGTGTTGCGGCACAGAATTATTTTGACGTATGAAGCTGAAGCCCAGGCCGTGAAAACGGATGATATCATTAAAAAAATTCTCAATACCATTCCCGTGCCTTGA